ctcgTCTCCTGTCCGCCAACATTCCCCTTTCCATTCTtcagttgggagtatagcaactgctttgggaaacggtgatcaggcattcagacaatgtgaccagtccagcagagttgatggcataggaacaTCGCTTCAgtcctggtggtctttgctttttctagCACGTTGatgtttgtccgcctgtcttctcaagagatttgaaggatttttcggaggcaacactgatggaatcattccaggagttgagtgtgccatctgtagatggtccacatcttgcaggcatataacagggttgggaggacaatagctttattaacaagcaccttggtgtccctacggatATCCCAATCCTCatgcactctctgcttcattcggaaaatgctgcactcgcagagctcaggcagtgttgtatttcagtgtcaatgctgacttttgtggagaggtggctgccaaggtagcggaaatggtcaacattttcgaatgttacactattaagctgtatttctggcattgcaggtgGATTGggtggtgactgctggaagagcactttggttttctcaatgttcaatgaaaggccgagcttcatgtaggcttctgcaaaggtgtttagagtggcttgtaggtcacTCTAACAGGAATACTGCTCTTCAACCCAACTGTTTCTTTTTCACTCTTGGTCAGATAAAGCTGAAAGGGACTCTTGCACAGggctttaaaaaactttttgcacttgtgacttctttctgtCTGAGAATGTTTTCCATGACTTTGAGtattagatatataaaataggcataaaaaacaaacatttactgataataaattagaTTTTTCTAGGCTTGCTAAACAATAACAGGAATCTAGGCTGTGAATTATAACAGAGACTGGATTAGAAACATGAGAATGTAACTCAGCTGCTAGCGTTTTGCAAAAGTCAGGCTGTGTTGATTCTAACGTAACATTGCTTTTCACCACACGAGGGTGCCAACAACATATTTACATTACAAGAGCCTACATTCCTAGAAAGACCATAAAGAGAGTCAAAAGATCTCAATTGCTAGAATGTAattctcctttggggagatgggataTTTTCCTCCGAGACACATTTGATGGCATTTTATAGATCTATTGTGTTATCATTAAACTCAGGCGTCCTCAacctttttaagcagagggctggttcgcAATTCCTCAGATGTTGGGGGGTGGGAGACTACTATAGTTTGAATTCCTAtgtacacatatcttatttgtagtgcaaaaaatatgaaaaaaaacataatatttaaaatgaagaataatttaaaccaacataaacttaccagtatttcaatgagaagtgtgagcctgcttttggctgatgagtgaGTCAATttaaataggattgttgttgtgtgccttcaagttatttcagatttcaggtgatcctaagtctaaaatttagagcaggggccaggtaaaagaccttggaggggcacatctggcccacgggcatTAGTTTGGGGACATCTGATCTTACTTGTACCTCAAATAAATGGGCAGGTCAGACATTTAGTTGTCCTGGAACTCTGACTGAAAATGGACCTGAGCAACAGACTACATTTTAAGATGGCTAgggtgtaatttttttttaaaaaaacctatatgTGGGCTTATCCTGCATCACTCTTCCAAAGTCAGAATCACCCAGGCCAttgtatttccaacatttatgtaTGGGTTGAAAATTGGAGAGTGAACAAATTTGCCGGGAAAGAAATCAATTCCTTTGAAACGTGGTTCTGGGGAGTAGTTTCCAAGGGCTGctgaaaaagacaaatgaatcttAGAAGAAATCATGGCTgagctaatttttttttaaaacagattaaatgaCACTATTTTACTTTGGATATGTAATGAGACGAAATGACTCGGTGAGATCAAAGATTATGCTTGGTGAAAtgggaggcagtaggaaaagagggagactaCGTTCCATTGGACAGAACTGACTAAAAAAGCCACCCCCTTGTAGGTCTCTCATTCAGAAGGCTGCCATCAATCAAAGATGACTTAATAGAAAATATCAGCACAAATGTATTTTcaacttttctcttttttaagggTTGATTGGAGCAAATAACAGCATGGGGAAGGAATTAATGTGCCTCCAGGTCACCTCtcaatttatgatgaccccaAGGATGTTGTAGGGTTTTTAAATTCTAGGACAtcaagaagtggttttgccagttcctttctctgaaatataacttTTAGCATCAGGGATTTATCAGTAGTcttccatctaagtactaactggggctggccctgcttagcttccaagatcagatgggatctggtgctggGTTGAGGACCATATTGTGCTTATAGGAAGTCAATTGTAACTGTGTCATTCTAGAACTGAAGCCCCTCTAAGCCAAGTTCTGTACTGAcctatttcctttctttctctcctgcagGACGGGCCGCTTTTGCCATGTGTCACACCTCCTATATCTTGGCATTTGGCCTGATTCCCTTTCGACCCTTCATCTTTGTTATGGCTCTGGGCTTCGTGTTTGTTCCTTACGCTTACCTGGTGGAGCCATGCCTGGAGGGCTTTTCTCGGTGGGCTGAAACAGCCTCCAAAGTCCCCCTCAGCATCATGACATGGCGGGCTCTGTCTCACCCTGGACGCAGGCTGAGGACTTCTGTCGGCAGCCTGCTCTTCGTTGCCTCCGATCTCTTCTTTGGCATTGAGACGTTCTGCTCTTTCCTGCCTCACTCGCGCTTCCTCATCATGTCCACCTACTACACTGCCCAGGGCTTGTTTGCCCTTACCGTGGCCTCCCAGAGAGTCTCCAAAAAGGACAGCTAAAGTCCGGAAGTGGCTGGGAAGACTTCAATAATACTTTCCATCAGTTGCTTTCTTCCCAAGTTCAAATTGTCCATCAGCTCTCCCAAAGAAGCTGCACCTTCTCTCTGGAAACCAGACCTATTTATTCCTTAACATTACAAGATATGATCCACTTCAACTCTTAGGATCTTTGCTGTATGTATACAAACACATTGTGTGATTTCAGGCTAGTCATACCTTTTCTCAACCCAACCTTCCTTACTGGGTTGTTATGAGGATACAGTGGGGAGAGGGAAAACCAGGTGCCCTGCCTCGACCTCAGTGAAAGAAATGCAGGAAAGAGACATAATAAGAAAATGCATGAATAAAAGTCAGAAGTGATATGCTTGAAGCATTGTTCAGTCACAGCTTTGCTTGACTGCAGAGC
This sequence is a window from Anolis carolinensis isolate JA03-04 chromosome 6, rAnoCar3.1.pri, whole genome shotgun sequence. Protein-coding genes within it:
- the LOC103280324 gene encoding lysoplasmalogenase TMEM86B-like; the encoded protein is MAVKTWSLLIKLVPFLISCIACFTLNLPEPSISATIVKGLPSLSLAFFVAIQPHAAEAWTSYAKAIFQGLLLSAVGDACLVWPQLFFLGLIGANNSMGKELMCLQVTSQFMMTPRMFPSKPSSVLTYFLSFSPAGRAAFAMCHTSYILAFGLIPFRPFIFVMALGFVFVPYAYLVEPCLEGFSRWAETASKVPLSIMTWRALSHPGRRLRTSVGSLLFVASDLFFGIETFCSFLPHSRFLIMSTYYTAQGLFALTVASQRVSKKDS